tttaatgactTAGATATCATATCTAACTATTGCATGTGATTTTTCAATATGACTATGTTGTATATATTTGAGTTTTTGGATAATTATTCTGAGTAAAATGTTCtaatagtactccttccgtccgtGAAATGTTCTCCAcatttgactcggcacgagttttaagaaatgtgaagaaaagtgtGTAGACAAAGTTAGTATAATGTGAGTTTCAcatttatataggagtattagttttataatgaatgtgagtgtaatgagttagtggaaattTGACtctatttaccaaaaatagaaaaaaaaaataaagtggacaacatttcGAGGACGGACATGGCAaaagtggacaacatttcacggatggagggagtaggaTTGAAGTATACCAAGctagaaaattgaaatgctATGAAGGAGTATTGATTTGTTTACAAATGCATTGTTGGTGTTACTATTTTAGTTATGGCGTGTATTTTTGGGATGGTTAACATGTCCAAGTTTCATTCGATTTATCGATGGATACGTTTTGTTGCTcgctaattttttttgcacCATACCTTTAGCGCGTTAGTATACCTGGCACAACACCGCGACTTTCTCCCACAATGCAGTCGTGTTGCAGTGCCAATCCGAGCGGTGCAACACCATTAGGGTTTGGGATAGCTATGCGTATGTTTGGTAAGatagataactcatctagggatttttattaatagaatCCAATCCATGGGTGAGTTATCTAGCGATCAGCCATCAGCTTGCTCCAACCCCTCATACGATAGTGTTTTCTTTCGTTCTTCATCCACTGTCTATTGCTAGCAATAGCCACCACACTGCCTCAACCTTCCGATGTCGCAACAACGACAGTCTTTATTGTGCCCCAACCCACAAATTTCGTTTTCATTCCATTCTTTTGCATCTTTTAACTAATCAATACtcaaaaaaaagatttaaaaaataagttggCAAGATTGCTCCGACTTCCGAGGGTCATGATGGGTGGAATGAATGTTGATGGAAGAGAGATCCAACGGCCACCAATGATTGTAAGAAGATGAAATAAACAGTGGGGAATGTTGtctaaaaaattaagtgtGTAATAAGGGCTGGAGGCCACAAGGGCACGTGCTTTCTGATTCCCACTCAGTTTTCAGTTAATAAACTACTCTCACTCAACTCAACCCCCCACCCCCACCTCACCCCCCTACCCCCACCCACTAAGCTGTTGATAGCTGTCCTAATCTTCTCCCATGTGACCCCACCTTCATAGACAGtaagaaattcttattttttaaaaaacaaaattatttaattttgttgaaagaTAATGGAATTATGGAGATGTGATTGTGATGATGATGTTCCCGTggctataaaaaaattattagaacatactccatccgtcccccattaggagtcacactttgaccgggcacgggttttaagaaatgtaaaaaaaagttggttgaaaaagttagtggaatgtgagacccatttttttatattggttttataataaaatgtgagtgaattgagttagtggaatgtgggacctacttactatttatggtaaaaatgaagtgtgactcttaattggggacagaccgaaatggaaaagtatgactcttaatcgggacggagggagtaatttacattttttttcttttttttttgtgcatGTGGGATTGTGTATATATAAGCCCTTCATGTTGACATATTGTAGTTTAGTCTTGCAATATTGTATTTTAAGTCTCATGGCTCAATTACCTCCAAAAATCCCCACCATCACCCCAAATTGGGCTGATTTCTCCCACCAAAAAATGGAGGGATTGTCCAtcaaccaccaccaccacaacaacaacaacaatccGATGTGGATCGACGAGTTCCTCGACTTCTCGTCGGCCCGCCGCGGGTCCCACAGGCGGTCGATGAGCGACTCGATCGCCTTCCTGGAGGCCCCGACGGCGGAGGAGTGCCTCAGGGCGAACTCCTCCGCCGTCGGCAAGGACGGCGGGTTCGAGGGGCTCGACGACGACCAGCTCATGTCGATGTTCAACGACGACGTGGCGGCGCCAGGCGCCTCGAACCCCTCGTCCCCGTCCGACCACAACAGCATCAACGACGACGGGCCGGGAGGCCCGTCGTCGGCCGTGCACCCGAAGAGCGAGCCGCAGGAGAACGACGACGGCCCATACGCCTCCGCCGGAACGGATAATTCCGGCGAGAGGATCAACGATCCAAAGCGGATCAAAAGGCATACTATTCACCACCATTtttcacacacaaacacacactgCAACGTATATACatgtatctatatatatagatgtatAATGCATGTAAATAAAACTACTA
The nucleotide sequence above comes from Salvia hispanica cultivar TCC Black 2014 chromosome 5, UniMelb_Shisp_WGS_1.0, whole genome shotgun sequence. Encoded proteins:
- the LOC125187709 gene encoding basic leucine zipper 61-like: MAQLPPKIPTITPNWADFSHQKMEGLSINHHHHNNNNNPMWIDEFLDFSSARRGSHRRSMSDSIAFLEAPTAEECLRANSSAVGKDGGFEGLDDDQLMSMFNDDVAAPGASNPSSPSDHNSINDDGPGGPSSAVHPKSEPQENDDGPYASAGTDNSGERINDPKRIKRILANRQSAQRSRVRKLHYISELERSVSSLQAEVSVLSPRVAYLDHQRLVLNVDNSVLKQRIAALAQDKVFKDAHQEALKREIERLRQIYYEQNMKKMENDSPSRIADTSEQEQLAVN